The following are from one region of the Pseudorasbora parva isolate DD20220531a chromosome 12, ASM2467924v1, whole genome shotgun sequence genome:
- the LOC137093392 gene encoding PE-PGRS family protein PE_PGRS33-like: MMVPVGAQGGDGLGKNSGHTGDFKLSGLDMMFPGHKHGWIFGFGSGAMAMDCSVLASDAGSCIAAAAGSLSAGEAVFGAGEAVFGVGEAVFGAGEAVFGAGEAVFGVGEAVFGAGEAVFGAGGAVFGAGEAVFGVGGAVFGAGEAVFGAGEAVFGAGEASEAVFGAGEAVFGAGEAVFGAGEAVFGAGEAVFGAGEAVFGAGEAVFGAGEAVFGAGEAVFGAGEAVFGAGEAVFGAGGAVFGAGGAVFGAGEAVFVVGEAVFGAGEAVFGAGEAVFGVGEAVFGAGEAVFGAGGAVFGAGEAVFGAGEAVFGAGEAVFGAGEAVFGVML, encoded by the exons ATGATGGTCCCAGTTGGAGCCCAGGGAGGAGACGGGCTGGGTAAGAACTCTGGACACACAGGAGACTTTAAACTGAGTGGTCTTGACATGATGTTTCCGGGTCACAAACATGGTTGGATATTTGGCTTTGGCTCAGGTGCCATGGCCATGGATTGCTCAGTCCTAGCTTCTGATGCTGGCTCATGCATCGCAGCAGCCGCTGGCTCTCTGTCTGCG GGCGAGGCTGTGTTTGGGGCGGGCGAGGCTGTGTTTGGGGTGGGCGAGGCTGTGTTTGGGGCGGGCGAGGCTGTGTTTGGGGCGGGCGAGGCTGTGTTTGGGGTGGGCGAGGCTGTGTTTGGGGCGGGCGAGGCTGTGTTTGGGGCGGGCGGGGCTGTGTTTGGGGCGGGCGAGGCTGTGTTTGGGGTGGGCGGGGCTGTGTTTGGGGCGGGCGAGGCTGTGTTTGGGGCGGGCGAGGCTGTGTTTGGGGCGGGCGAGGCT AGCGAGGCTGTGTTTGGGGCGGGCGAGGCTGTGTTTGGGGCGGGCGAGGCTGTGTTTGGGGCGGGCGAGGCTGTGTTTGGGGCGGGCGAAGCTGTGTTTGGCGCGGGCGAGGCTGTGTTTGGGGCGGGCGAGGCTGTGTTTGGGGCGGGCGAGGCTGTGTTTGGGGCGGGCGAGGCTGTGTTTGGGGCGGGCGAGGCTGTGTTTGGCGCGGGCGAGGCTGTGTTTGGGGCGGGCGGGGCTGTGTTTGGGGCGGGCGGGGCTGTGTTTGGGGCGGGCGAGGCTGTGTTTGTGGTGGGCGAGGCTGTGTTTGGGGCGGGCGAGGCTGTGTTTGGGGCGGGCGAGGCTGTGTTTGGGGTGGGCGAGGCTGTGTTTGGGGCGGGCGAGGCTGTGTTTGGGGCGGGCGGGGCTGTGTTTGGGGCGGGCGAGGCTGTGTTTGGGGCGGGCGAGGCTGTGTTTGGGGCGGGCGAGGCTGTGTTTGGGGCGGGCGAGGCTGTGTTTGGGGTGATGCTGTGA